One Bacteroidales bacterium DNA window includes the following coding sequences:
- the floA gene encoding flotillin-like protein FloA (flotillin-like protein involved in membrane lipid rafts), with translation MDLHYFLIFGAIAIVALWLLFYLIPVGLWFSALVSGVKIPLLQLILMRWRKVPPAIIVRAMIEATKAGIPINRNELEAHFLAGGHVERVVHALVSANKANIDLTFKVATAIDLAGRDVFEAVQMSVNPKVINTPPVAAVAKDGIQLICKARVTVRANIKQLVGGAGEETVLARVGEGIVSSIGSAISHKSVLETPDSISRVVLQKGLDAGTAFEILSIDIADIDVGKNIGAALLMDQAEADKNIAQAKAEERRAMAVALEQENVALAQEMRARVIEAEAEVPRAIADAFRSGNLGIMDYYRMRNIESDTRMRDSISKDPSGL, from the coding sequence ATGGATTTACATTATTTTTTGATCTTTGGAGCAATAGCCATAGTAGCGTTATGGCTTCTTTTTTACCTTATCCCCGTAGGATTGTGGTTTAGTGCTCTTGTTTCAGGCGTTAAAATACCACTATTGCAGTTAATATTGATGCGTTGGCGTAAAGTTCCGCCAGCAATAATTGTACGCGCAATGATTGAAGCGACAAAAGCAGGTATTCCAATTAACCGAAATGAATTGGAGGCACACTTTTTAGCGGGTGGACATGTCGAGAGAGTAGTACACGCTTTGGTATCAGCCAATAAAGCTAATATTGACTTAACATTTAAAGTGGCAACAGCTATCGACCTTGCCGGTCGCGATGTTTTCGAGGCTGTTCAAATGTCGGTTAATCCGAAAGTTATTAACACTCCTCCGGTTGCAGCAGTTGCAAAAGACGGTATTCAGCTTATTTGTAAAGCTCGTGTAACTGTACGTGCAAACATCAAGCAGTTAGTTGGTGGAGCCGGAGAAGAAACTGTTTTAGCAAGAGTTGGCGAGGGTATCGTTAGTTCAATCGGTTCGGCTATATCTCACAAATCGGTTCTTGAAACGCCCGACAGCATCTCTCGCGTTGTGCTGCAAAAAGGGTTAGATGCAGGTACAGCATTTGAGATCCTATCAATTGACATTGCTGATATAGACGTTGGAAAAAATATCGGTGCAGCACTATTGATGGACCAAGCAGAAGCCGACAAAAATATCGCTCAAGCCAAGGCTGAAGAGAGACGTGCAATGGCAGTTGCTTTAGAACAAGAAAATGTTGCTCTGGCACAAGAAATGCGTGCCCGCGTTATCGAGGCAGAAGCCGAAGTCCCAAGAGCAATAGCTGACGCATTCCGAAGTGGAAATCTTGGTATAATGGATTATTACCGAATGAGAAATATTGAATCGGATACCCGAATGAGAGATAGTATCTCAAAAGACCCATCAGGATTATAG